The sequence GGCGCGGATGTGGGAGTTCGCGGCCGGCTCGCTGCTGGCCCTCGCGCTGCCGGTGCTGGACGAGCTCACCGGGGCCCGCCGCCCCGAGGACGGCGCCCCGCCGCGGCTGCGCGTCCCGCGGGCGCTCGTGGGCTGGGCGGGCATCGCCGCGCTGCTCGCCTGCGGGGTGCTCGTGGACGTCTCGGCGCTGTTCCCGGGCTGGATCGCGCTGTGGCCGCTCGCCGCTGCGGGCGCGGTGGTGGTCGCCGGGCACTCCGGGCTCCGCTGGGGCGTGGACGCGCTGCTGTCCACCCGGCCCGCCGCCTTCATCGGGGACATCTCCTACGCCCTCTACCTCGTGCACTGGCCCGTGCTGGTGCTCTGGCTGCACCACAGCGGCCAGCAGCGCGCCGGGCTGTGGGACGGGTTGGCGGTGCTGGCCGGCTCCGTACTGCTGGCCTGGCTGGTGACCCGGGCGGTGGACGCCCCGGTGCGCCGCTCCCGCTGGCTCGAGGCCCGGCCCTGGCGCGCGCTGACGGCGATCGCGCTGAGCTTCGCCCTGGTGGCCGGTGCGGCGGGCGGCTGGTGGGCGGTGCTGCAGCGCACCCCGGCGCAGCCCCCGGTCGCCGACGGGCCGAGCCTCGCGACCGACGAGGTCGCCACCGTCCCCCCGCCGGATGTGCGCCCCTACGGGTGGCAGCTGGGCTCGCAGTGGCCCGATCTGCCCGAGCGCTGCGGCGGGCAGTGGGAGCCGGAGCGCTCCTTCCCCCACGTGACCTGCCAGCAGCTGCTGCCCGGGGACGAGGACGCCGAGGAGACGATCGTGGTGGTGGGCAGCTCGCACTCCCGCCAGTACATCCCGGCGCTGCTGCCCACCGCCGAGGCCCGCGGGGCGCAGGTGGTGAACCTGTCGATGGACGGCTGCTCCTTCCTCGCCGGCACCGAGCGCAGCGCCTACTGCGAGGGCTACGACGAGTTCGTGCTCGAGTACCTCGACCAGAAGCAGCCCGACACGGTGCTGACCACCGTCACGCTCACCTCCGCCGAGGACGCAGGGGAGACCCTGCCCGCGGGCACCGAGGAGGCGGTCACGCAGCTCCTGGACCGCGGCATCGACGTGCTCGCCGCGCGGGACACCCCGCGCTGGGAGGAGGATCAGTACCAGTGCGCCGAGGCGGTGATCGACGGCGGCGGCACCCCGGCGGAGGCCGACGCGGACTGCGGCGCCGACATCGAGGACAAGCTCGCCGCCGAGAACCCGGCGCAGCCGCTGGCCGCGCTCACCGGGGCGGGCTCCTCCGTGACCCTGCTCGACCTCAGCGCGCAGATCTGCCCCGGGGGCCGCTGCTCCCCCGTGCTCGGGGAGGTGTTCGTCTACATGGACACCGATCATCTGACCCGCCTCTTCGTCGAGGAGTCGCTCGCGCCGACGGTGACACGTGAACTCGCGGTGACGGGCGCCTGAACAGCGGCGTCGCGGCGGAGGCGGCGCTCTGGCGGGGCGGCTACGATGTGCGCGCCCCGGGCCCCGCGCCCCCGCCCGAGAAGGAAGCAGGTGCTCCGCCGCGTGGACGTTCCCAGAGTGCTCGCGACGCTGGGCGCAGCGGTGCTCGTGCTGGCCGCCCCCGGACTGCCGACGGTGCTCGCGCTGCGGCTGCGGGGCCTGCTCGCCGCCGCCGTGCTCGCCCCGGTCTCGCTGCTCCTGGTGGGCGTCGCGGCGGAGGCCGGTCACCTGCTCGGGGTGCCGTGGACGCTCCTGTCCCCGCTCGTGCTCGGGGCGGTCGTCGGCGCGGCGCTGTGGCCGCTGGGCCGAGGCCGCGCCCCCGTCCCCGCGGACGCCCCCGCCGCGCGCGGCGCCTCCGACGCCCCAGAGCCCGACGCCCCAGAGCCCGACGCCGCAGTGCCCGCCCCCGCCCCCACCCGCGTCGAGCGCTTCCTCGCCGGCCCGCGCGGCCACGTCACCGCGATCCTCACCGGTCTGGTGATCGGCGGCGGGGTGGTCCTCACCCAGGCGCTGACCATGATGGGCTCGGTCGTCGCGGTGAGCCAGACCTACGACAACGTCTTCCACCTCAACGCGGTGCGCCGGATCCTGCGCCTCGGCGACAGCTCCGCCTGGGTGGTGGGCGGGATGACCACCCTGCCGGGCCAGGAGACGTACTACCCCTCGCTGTGGCATCAGGCGGTGAGCCTGGTGACGCAGCTGTCCGGCCAGGAGATCCCCCTCGCCTCGAACGTGGTGATGCTGCTCGCGGCGGCGGTGGTGTGGCCGCTGGGGCTCATGGCCCTGGTGCGCACCTGCACCGGCGCCGGGCCGGTGGGCTGGATGTTCGCCGGGGCGCTGGCGGGGATCACCGCCGCGTTCCCGCTGACGATGATGTCCTGGGGCATCGTGCTGCCGTACCTGCTGTCCCTGTCGATGATGCCGCTGGTGCTCCTGGTCGTCGTGCAGCTGGCGGGGCTCGGCCCCCTCCCGCAGCGGCGCCTGGACGGGTGGCCGCTGGCGGTGCTGCTGCCGGTGATCTGCGGGGCGGTCGCTCTCGCCCACCCCCAGGGCGTGCTCGTGGGCATGGTGCTGGGGGTGCCGATCCTCGTGTGGGCCACGCTGGTGCGGGCCGGGGAGCTGCTCGCCCGCCGACCCGGGGCGGGCAGGCGGCTGTGGCCGTTCGCGGCGCTCACGCTGCTGATCGGCGCCGGCTGCGTGCTCGCCTGGGACGTGTTCCGGCCGTCCGCGAGCTCGGCGGTGTGGGAGCCGAACGCCTCGCCGAAGGAGGCGCTCGGGCAGGCGGTCTCCCTCGTCCCCAGCGGCAGTCCCGCCTGGGTGCCGCTGGCCCTGGTGGTGCTGGCCTGCGCGCTCGCGGTGCTGCTCGGCTCCCGCTCCCGCTGGCTGCTGGTGGTCTTCGCCGCCGCGGCGGCGATGTCGGCGCTCACGCGGAGCCTGCCGATGGGGGAGCTGCGGTATCTCGTCACCGGCGGCTGGTACAGCGACAACCAGCGGATCGCGGCGATGATCGCCGTCGCCGCGGTGCCGCTGCTCGCCGTGGGCGGCGAGGTGCTGCTGTGCCGCGCCGCCCGCGCCCTGCCGGTGCTGCGCGGCGCGGCCGGCCCGGTGCTCGCGCTGCTGGGCGTCGCCGCGGTGCTCGCGGCGGGCCTCGGCTCCCCCGGCGCCCGCGCCCATGCGGAGGGGCTGCGGGGGGAGTGGCAGTCCGGGGTGCTGCTCACCGACGACGAGCGCACCCTGCTCGAGCAGCTGCCCGAGGTGGTCCCCGAGGACGCGGTGATCGCGACGAACGCCTGGAACGGCAGCTCGCTGGCCTACGCGATCTCGGACCGGGAGGTGCTCAACACCTACATGGGCTTCCAGGCCGAGCCGGAGGTGCATCTGCTCAACGCCGCGCTCGACGACGCCCGCACGAATCCCGAGGTGTGCGATGCGGCCGAGGAGCTGGACGTCGAGTACGCGCTGGACTTCGGCCCGCGGGAGCTGCACGGCCGCTCCGCCACCTACACCGGGCTCAACGAGATCTCGGAGACGGGCGCCGCCGAGGTGGTGCTCCAGGTGGGCGAGGCGAAGCTGCTGCGCATGCTCCCCTGCCGCGGCACCGATGGTTCAATGAACGAGTGACTCGCTACCCTGCCGCCACCCCGTCCGCCGACGCCTGGGCCGCCGCCCTCGATCTGGGCGAGTTCGTCTCCGCGTCGCCGTCGTCCTTCCATGCCGTCCAGGAGGCGGCGCGCCGCCTGCGCGAGGCCGGTTTCTCGCCGCTGCAGGAGGCGGCGCGCTGGTCCGCCGCGGACGTCACCGGCGCGCGGTACGTGATCCGTGACGGCTCGCTCATCGCCTGGACCACCCCCGAGGGGGTCGACGCCTCCTCGCCGTGGCGGATCGTCGGCTCGCACACCGACTCCCCCGCCCTGAAGCTCAAGCCGAACCCGGAGCTGGGCCGCGAGAGCCTCTCCCAGGTGGGGGTCGAGATCTACGGCGGGCCGCTGCTGAACTCGTGGCTGGACCGCGAGCTGCGCCTGGCCGGGCTGCTCACCCTGCGCGACGGCCGCCGCGCGCTCGTGGCCACCCCGCCGGTGCTGCGCGTGCCGCAGCTGGCGGTCCACCTGGACCGGGCCGTGAACAAGGACGGCCTCCAGCTCGACCCGCAGCGGCACATGCAGCCGATCCTCGGCATCGGCGAGGTGGACGTGCGCGAGCTGCTGGCCGCGCACGCCGAGCCGCTCGACGAGACCGGGCACCCCGCCGCGCCCGGCGCGCTCGTGGACCCGGTCGACCCGGTCGACATCGTCGGCTTCGACGTCCTCACCGTCGATGCGCAGGCCCCGGCCCTGTTCGGCGCGAACGAGGAGTTCCTCGCCTCCGCCCGGCTGGACAACCTCAGCTCCGTCCACGCCGAGGTGCAGGCGCTGATCACCGTCGCCCGCAGCGCGCAGCCGCCCGCCGCGGAGGGCCCCGCCCCGATCGCGCTGCTGGTCGCGAACGACCACGAGGAGGTGGGCTCCGCGACCCGCTCCGGCGCCGCGGGCCCGTTCCTCGAGGACGTGCTGGTGCGGATGCATGCCGCGCTCGGCGGCGACGACGCCTCGCGCCGCCGCGCCTTCACCTCCTCGATGGTGCTCTCGGCCGATGCCGGCCACGCCGCGCACCCGAACTATCCCGAGCGCCACGACCCGGTGACCCGCCCGCAGCTGGGCGACGGCCCGATGCTGAAGATCAACGCGCAGCAGCGGTACGCGACCGACGCCGTGGGCATCGCCGCCTTCGCCGCGGCCTGCGAGCGCGCCGGCGTGCCCCATCAGCACTTCGTCTCGAACAACGCGATGCCCTGCGGCTCCACGATCGGGCCGCTCACCGCGACCCGGCTGGGGATGACCACGATCGACGTGGGCCTCACGCTGCTGTCGATGCACTCCGCCCGGGAGATGTGCGCGACCGCGGATCCGCTGCTGCTGCAGCGCGCCTGCGCCGCCTTCCTGCGAGGCTGACCCGGCCCCGCCCCGCCCCTCCTCCATGACCTCGAGCCCCTCCCCCGCCCCGCCCGCACCGCCTGCACCCGCCGGCCGCGGCTACCGCCCCGAGCTGCACGGGCTGCGCGGCCTCGCGATCGCGCTGGTGGTGCTGTACCACGTGTTCTTCGACCGGGTCTCCGGCGGGGTGGACGTGTTCCTGTTCATCTCCGCCTTCTTCCTCACCGGCAGCTTCGTGCGCCGGATGGAGGACGGCCGGCCGACGGCGCCGCTGGCGTACTGGGCGCGCACCTTCAAGCGCCTGCTGCCGCCCGCGGCGGTGGTGATCCTGGCGACGCTCGGCGGGGTGCGGCTGCTGCTGCCCGCGAGCGCCTGGATGCCCGCGATCAACGACGCGATCGCCTCCCTGCTGCAGGTCGAGAACTGGCTGCTGATCCACCGCGGCACGGACTACGAGGCGGCGGCGACCGCGGCCACCTCGCCGCTGCAGCACTTCTGGTCGCTGTCCATCCAGGGGCAGGTGTTCCTGCTGTGGCCGCTGCTGTTCGCGCTGTGCGCCGTGGCCGCGCGCGGGGCCGGCCTCGCTCCGCGCCGCGTGGTGCTGGTGCTCTTCGCTCTGGTCGCGCTCGCGTCCTTCGCCTGGTCCCTCGTCTCCACCGCCGCGCAGCAGGAGATCGCCTACTTCGACACCTCCACCCGGATGTGGGAGTTCGCGGCCGGGTCGCTGCTGGCGCTGTGGCCGGCCGCGAACGCCGCGGCCCCGGCCTCGCGCCGCGCCCGTCGGGTGCGCACGGTGCTGGGCTGGGCGGGCCTCGCGGCGCTGATCTCGACCGGTGCGCTGATCGACGGCCGCTCGATGTTCCCCGGCTGGATCGCGGCGATCCCGCTGCTCGGGGCGACCGGGGTGTTCCTCGCCGGCACCACCGGCTCCCGGCTCGGGGCGGACCGGCTGCTGGCCTCGCGCCCGTTCTCCTTCCTGGGGGACGTGAGCTACGGGCTGTACCTCGTCCACTGGCCGCTGCTGACCCTCCTGCTGCTGTCCAGCGGGCGGGAGACCGCCGGGCTGCTGCGCGGCACGCTCGTCATCGCCGTCTCGCTGCTGCTCGCCTGGCTGCTGACCCGCGTGGTGGACACCCCGATCCGGCGCTGGCGGTGGGCGAACGCGCGCCCGCTGCGCGCCGGTGCGGTGGTGGCGATGGTGCTCGTGCTCGGGCTCGGCCCGACCCTCGGAGCGCAGACCCTGCTGCAGCGCGCGGCCGACGAGGCCGAGCGCCGGGCCTACGCGGACAATCCCGGGGCGCGGGTGCTGGAGCCGGGCTACACCCCGCACCCGGACGCGGACCCGGACGCGGAGCCGCTGCCCACGGCCGCGACGGTGCGCTCGGACTGGGGCCTGCTGGACGGCCCCTGCGAGGGGGAGCTCGAGCCCGAGGTCGCCTCCGTCGCGGAGGGCTGCCAGGCCACCGACGCCCCCGAGGACGCCCCGGTGATCGTCGCGGTCGGCAACTCCCGGCTGCGCCAGTCGGCGATGTCCCTCATCGGCCCCGCCCGCGAGAACGGGTGGCGCCTGGTGCTCATCCACCGCAACAGCTGCCAGTTCATGCCCGGGGTGATGACCTACAGCGGCCAGGAATGCTTCGACCACAACCTCGCCGTCGCCGAGCACCTGCGGAAGCTCGCCCCGGAGGCGGTCGCGATGCACACCACCGTGTACCGCGGGGTGGGCCCGGAGGAGCCCAGCGAGGTGCTGGACGAGACGGTCGGCGAGCTGCTCGACCAGGACATCCCCGTGATCGCTCTGCGCACCCCGCCGCGGGCGGCGGAGAACCCGCTGGACTGCCTCGACGACGGGGGCACGGTCGAGGAGTGCACCACGCCGCTGGATCCCGAGCACATGCCGGCCGAGCGCGCGGACGCCGCACGGCTCGAGGAGCTCTCCCAGGACGGGCCGCTGCATGCGGTGGACCTGCTGCCGGTGCTCTGCCCGGAGCACGAGTGCAGCCCCCTGATCGGGAACATCTCGGTGTTCATGGACGAGGACCACATCACCGCGACCTACATGGAGAGCACGGGCGGGGAGGTCTCCCGTCAGCTCGAGGAGTCCGGCTTCACCTGGTGAGCCGGCGCCGCCTGGAGAGCAGCGCGCTTCCCGATCGCCGTCACCGCGTCGACGGCCTCGCGCGTGCGCTGGGCCAAGGGGTGATCGGGGCCGTGCTCGCGCCGCGCGTCCTTGGCGAGCTCCTCGACCTGGTAGTACGCGTCCTCCAGGTGGCCGGACTCGGCGGTCGCCTCGGCGAGCTCGCAGCGCAGCTCGATCGCCTCGGCACTGAGGGACTCGCCGTGCTCGAGCAGGTCGAGCAGGCGGCGGGTGGCGTCGTGGACTCGCTGCTGCGGGGTGCTCATCGATCCTCCTGGGACGGCGCGGTGACCTCCGATCCTACGCCGGGACGGGCCCGCGCCCGCAGCGCGCCGCCGCGCTCCACCCCCACGGCTCACGCCAGCCCTGCGGCTCACAGAGGTCCCGGGCGGCCCGAGTAGTCTGAGCGCGCCATGGAGATCAACCCCTTCGACGCGCGGCTGCGCATGCTGCAGCAGAGGGACGCCGTCCAGATGCAGCGCGAGGCGACGCCCGACGAGGAGACCGCGGGCTGCCCCGGCTGCCCGTACTTCTGGACCTGCCCGGTGCCGCACCGCGGCGAGGAGGTGCGGGCCCCGCAGGAGATCGAGCTCGAGGAGGTCCGCGAGGTGCTCGGGCCGCGCCGCGAGTTCACCCCGCGCGATGAGTCCGACATCGGCTGGACCGACGTCTGGGTGGACGAGGAGGGTCTCCCCCTCGCCCCCGATGAGGTCGCGAAGGGCGACGAGATCGATGAGCCGCCCGCTCCCGCGGCGCGCACCCGCCGTTCCCGGCGGGGCCTCTTCCGCCGCCGCTGACCGGGCTCAGCCCCGGGTGCCGGAGCCCCCGTCGGCCGCCGGGGCGTGCTCGACCGGGCAGCCGCCGCCGCGCAGCGCCACCCGGGCCAGATCCGAGGTGGACAGCCGCTGCGCGCCCACCTCGGCCGCGGCCTCGAGCAGCTCCCCGCCCCGCGGCGGCACGGTGCGATCCACGCGCATCCATCCCGCCGGGACCGGCGCGTCCCCGGCCGCGCCCCCGTCGCTCCCGGCACTCCCGCCGCTGCCCGTCGTGAGCTCCTGACCGGCGGAGATGTCGATGCCGAAGATCGTGTGGAAGGCCTCGACGTAGGCGTCGGCGTAGCCGGTCTCGGCCAGGTGCCGGGCCCGCTCGGCGGGCTGGTGCATGACCCGGGCGAGGATGCGGCGCACGGAGCGCTCGAGCTGATCGGCGGTCTCGCCGGAGACGTCCCGGCGCAGGCGGTCGATCTCGCCGTCGGCCGCATCGAACACCTCGCGGCGCAGAGCGGCCATCGCCGGGTCGATCCGGCGCACCTCCTGCTGGACGCGGAACGCCTCGACGTTCTCGCCGACGATCTCGTGGGCGGTGCGCAGCGCCGGATCGGCGTGCGCGTCGATGCCGAGCTTGAGATCCTCGAGCCCCAGCACGGTGACGCCCTTGAGGTGGCGCACCAGCGGGTGCAGATCGGAGCGCAGGGCGAGGTCGAGCACCACGGTGCGGCCCGCGGTGAGGAACTGCTCGGGGAACAGCGAGGTGCCGCGCCCCGAGCAGGCGAGCACCAGGTCCGCCTCGCGCAGCGCCTGCTCGAGCCCCGACCGCTCCACCCGCGCGATGCCGTGGCGCTCGGCGAAGCCGGCCGCCCGCCCCGAGGGCGAGAACACGCGCACCTCCCCCGCGCCGCGGCGCATCAGCTCGGCGAGGCCGAGGCGGGCGTAGGCGCCGGTGCCGACGATGAGCACGCTGCGGCCCGCATAGCCGCCCAGCTCGATCCCGCCCCGGTCGATCGCGACGGTCGCGCCGCTGCGCCCGGCCGCGCCGACGGGCGCCTGGGTGGCGACGGACTTCGCGCAGCGGAAGGCGTGCTGGAAAAGGTCGTGGAGCATCGAGGTGGTGCGGCCCTCGCGGCGGGCGGATTCGTAGGACTGCCGCACCTGCCCGGCGATCTCGGCCTCGCCGAGCACCAGGGAGCGCAGCCCGGAGGTGACCTCGTAGAGGTGCTGGGTCACGGGGGCGTCCATCGCCGCCTCGAAGCAGAGGGAGACCACCTCGCTGTCCAGTCCGCTGGTGCGCGCGACCGCGTCGACCACGAGGTCCACGCCCTCGTGGAAGCGGTCGGTGTCGAGGTAGATCTCGAGCCGGTTGCAGGTGCTCACCACGACCTCGCCCGCGAGGACGGGGGCGGCACCGGCGGCGCCGCGTTCGCGCTCGAGCTCGGCGAGGACCGCCGGGAGGGTGTCCGCGTCCCGGGTCAGGGCATCGAGCACGTCGAGATCGAGGTGCTCGTGGGAGGCACGGAGAGCAGCGAGCATGTGCGCCAGTGTAGGCCTGGAGCCCGGGCTCTCCACCCCCTCGCGGGCCGCTCTCGGGAATCGTGTGCACAATGGGGCGTCATGACACAGAACCCCACGTCAGAGCCCATTTTTGGCGACAATGCGTCAGATCGATCACGACACCTGTCAGCATCCTGGAACGCCGCAGGCCCCGGCTCTGCGACCCCTGCCGCCGCACCCTCCGTCTCCCCCCTCGTCGACCCCTCCGCGCTGCCCGCCGAGCACCCGGCCCGGCGCCCCTCCGCCGAGGGCGGGGTGGCCGATGCCTCACTGCTGCAGGAGCTGCGCGGGGTGAGGGCGGCCACTCCCAGCGTGTGGTTCATGCGACAGGCGGGCCGCTCCCTGCCCGAGTACCGCAGCCTGCGCGAGGGCACCACGATGCTCGACTCCTGCGTGCGCCCCGAGATGGCCGCAGAGATCACCGTGCAGCCGGTGCGCCGCCACCGCGTGGACG comes from Brachybacterium faecium DSM 4810 and encodes:
- a CDS encoding predicted acyltransferase (PFAM: Acyltransferase family), whose translation is MRKGIAISSPSDPPHPRRGGRRARPLSPEEQARQEALARALAAEAEAWEQPAEPTGLSAPLAAPPAVPLADALEDWTQEPEPEPEPAPQPGPAPEPASRAPRSDLSAWVAGPLPSQTSSLDDWLQGPIELHAEREAEDAWSTSGAVSGTWGRRGEEMRSRSPEPVPGEEGAATDQRRSRPAFRRELHGLRAVALGLVAVYHIWLGRVSGGVDVFLFLSAFFLTGTFVRRLESGRPLGIPRYWLHTFKRLLPPAAVTILLVLGGTAALLPSSMWPTIMQEAVASAAYLQNLLLVLLQVDYHARDAGTASPLQHFWSLSVQGQAFVVWPLLFLLVVGRARRGLSVRRPLIALVAVIGAASLVWSILSTATQQQIAYFDTAARMWEFAAGSLLALALPVLDELTGARRPEDGAPPRLRVPRALVGWAGIAALLACGVLVDVSALFPGWIALWPLAAAGAVVVAGHSGLRWGVDALLSTRPAAFIGDISYALYLVHWPVLVLWLHHSGQQRAGLWDGLAVLAGSVLLAWLVTRAVDAPVRRSRWLEARPWRALTAIALSFALVAGAAGGWWAVLQRTPAQPPVADGPSLATDEVATVPPPDVRPYGWQLGSQWPDLPERCGGQWEPERSFPHVTCQQLLPGDEDAEETIVVVGSSHSRQYIPALLPTAEARGAQVVNLSMDGCSFLAGTERSAYCEGYDEFVLEYLDQKQPDTVLTTVTLTSAEDAGETLPAGTEEAVTQLLDRGIDVLAARDTPRWEEDQYQCAEAVIDGGGTPAEADADCGADIEDKLAAENPAQPLAALTGAGSSVTLLDLSAQICPGGRCSPVLGEVFVYMDTDHLTRLFVEESLAPTVTRELAVTGA
- a CDS encoding aspartyl aminopeptidase (PFAM: Aminopeptidase I zinc metalloprotease (M18)), which gives rise to MTRYPAATPSADAWAAALDLGEFVSASPSSFHAVQEAARRLREAGFSPLQEAARWSAADVTGARYVIRDGSLIAWTTPEGVDASSPWRIVGSHTDSPALKLKPNPELGRESLSQVGVEIYGGPLLNSWLDRELRLAGLLTLRDGRRALVATPPVLRVPQLAVHLDRAVNKDGLQLDPQRHMQPILGIGEVDVRELLAAHAEPLDETGHPAAPGALVDPVDPVDIVGFDVLTVDAQAPALFGANEEFLASARLDNLSSVHAEVQALITVARSAQPPAAEGPAPIALLVANDHEEVGSATRSGAAGPFLEDVLVRMHAALGGDDASRRRAFTSSMVLSADAGHAAHPNYPERHDPVTRPQLGDGPMLKINAQQRYATDAVGIAAFAAACERAGVPHQHFVSNNAMPCGSTIGPLTATRLGMTTIDVGLTLLSMHSAREMCATADPLLLQRACAAFLRG
- a CDS encoding predicted acyltransferase (PFAM: Acyltransferase family); its protein translation is MTSSPSPAPPAPPAPAGRGYRPELHGLRGLAIALVVLYHVFFDRVSGGVDVFLFISAFFLTGSFVRRMEDGRPTAPLAYWARTFKRLLPPAAVVILATLGGVRLLLPASAWMPAINDAIASLLQVENWLLIHRGTDYEAAATAATSPLQHFWSLSIQGQVFLLWPLLFALCAVAARGAGLAPRRVVLVLFALVALASFAWSLVSTAAQQEIAYFDTSTRMWEFAAGSLLALWPAANAAAPASRRARRVRTVLGWAGLAALISTGALIDGRSMFPGWIAAIPLLGATGVFLAGTTGSRLGADRLLASRPFSFLGDVSYGLYLVHWPLLTLLLLSSGRETAGLLRGTLVIAVSLLLAWLLTRVVDTPIRRWRWANARPLRAGAVVAMVLVLGLGPTLGAQTLLQRAADEAERRAYADNPGARVLEPGYTPHPDADPDAEPLPTAATVRSDWGLLDGPCEGELEPEVASVAEGCQATDAPEDAPVIVAVGNSRLRQSAMSLIGPARENGWRLVLIHRNSCQFMPGVMTYSGQECFDHNLAVAEHLRKLAPEAVAMHTTVYRGVGPEEPSEVLDETVGELLDQDIPVIALRTPPRAAENPLDCLDDGGTVEECTTPLDPEHMPAERADAARLEELSQDGPLHAVDLLPVLCPEHECSPLIGNISVFMDEDHITATYMESTGGEVSRQLEESGFTW
- a CDS encoding glutamyl-tRNA reductase (PFAM: Shikimate / quinate 5-dehydrogenase; Glutamyl-tRNAGlu reductase, N-terminal domain; Glutamyl-tRNAGlu reductase, dimerisation domain~TIGRFAM: glutamyl-tRNA reductase); protein product: MLAALRASHEHLDLDVLDALTRDADTLPAVLAELERERGAAGAAPVLAGEVVVSTCNRLEIYLDTDRFHEGVDLVVDAVARTSGLDSEVVSLCFEAAMDAPVTQHLYEVTSGLRSLVLGEAEIAGQVRQSYESARREGRTTSMLHDLFQHAFRCAKSVATQAPVGAAGRSGATVAIDRGGIELGGYAGRSVLIVGTGAYARLGLAELMRRGAGEVRVFSPSGRAAGFAERHGIARVERSGLEQALREADLVLACSGRGTSLFPEQFLTAGRTVVLDLALRSDLHPLVRHLKGVTVLGLEDLKLGIDAHADPALRTAHEIVGENVEAFRVQQEVRRIDPAMAALRREVFDAADGEIDRLRRDVSGETADQLERSVRRILARVMHQPAERARHLAETGYADAYVEAFHTIFGIDISAGQELTTGSGGSAGSDGGAAGDAPVPAGWMRVDRTVPPRGGELLEAAAEVGAQRLSTSDLARVALRGGGCPVEHAPAADGGSGTRG